The proteins below are encoded in one region of Brassica napus cultivar Da-Ae unplaced genomic scaffold, Da-Ae ScsIHWf_2614;HRSCAF=3363, whole genome shotgun sequence:
- the LOC125601580 gene encoding probable inactive poly [ADP-ribose] polymerase SRO1, which produces MESNFVKVLDSSFKDGPGKKRKHPDYCDSGRSFAKLQCVLSPTEKLNSGNKVNASENLSGKSLVRYYSYFKKTGVPKRVMFYENGEWTDLPDHVICSIKNDLEAKRAVTEVNWSGRCFVLDFLHMHRLDLETGVRTHLAWIDIAGKCFFPEVYEKDCEEDQCEIKLRLEVDVNGVVQPSLNESSEDSCSSIGTNMFSGLKPADEEEVDVEAVKEKFVLGMATLEDVEAVKEKIVLGMATLEDVELLDAYRFSGDIAKARQSLFNKQADITKSRRGDANIRYAWVPVKKKLLSSVMKHGLGVGGEFIKKSKYGVGVHLTAANCPYFSATHCDIDENGVRHMVLCRVIMGNMEPLRGDRAQFFTGGEEYDNGVDNVLSPKHYLVWNMNVNTHVYPEFVVSFKLLSIPNAEGKLLSENLGLTLKRAKGFLSNGTGRVTNGNKSAGSALMPYPLLFNAISSKVGQEEMDLITADYQQLREKKISREEFSRKLRVIVGDDDLLRTIITALQSLSSMKMKPVTGGYCWR; this is translated from the exons ATGGAGTCCAACTTCGTCAAGGTATTGGATAGTAGTTTTAAAGATGGACCTGGAAAAAAGAGAAAGCATCCTGATTACTGTGATTCTGGAAGGTCATTTGCAAAGCTGCAATGTGTGCTCTCACCAACCGAAAAGCTTAATAGTGGAAACAAAGTTAATGCTTCTGAGAATCTCTCTGGCAAGTCTCTGGTCAGATACTACTCTTACTTCAAGAAGACAGGAGTGCCAAAGCGTGTGATGTTCTATGAGAACGGCGAATGGACTGACTTGCCTGACCACGTTATTTGCAGTATCAAGAACGATCTTGAAGCAAAGAGAGCTGTGACTGAGGTAAACTGGTCCGGACGCTGTTTTGTTCTTGATTTCTTACACATGCATCGCCTAGACTTGGAAACAGGTGTGAGAACCCACCTCGCATGGATTGATATAGCTGGAAAATGCTTTTTCCCCGAAGTTTATGAAAAGGACTGTGAGGAAGATCAATGTGAGATCAAGCTGCGCCTTGAAGTTGATGTCAATGGTGTTGTTCAGCCATCTTTGAATGAGTCGTCAGAGGATAGCTGCAGCAGCATTGGGACTAATATGTTCTCTGGCCTCAAGCCtgctgatgaagaagaagttgatgTAGAAGCTGTCAAAGAAAAATTTGTTTTGGGTATGGCCACTCTAGAAGATGTAGAAGCTGTCaaagaaaaaattgttttggGTATGGCCACTCTAGAAGATGTAGAGTTGCTTGATGCGTATCGTTTCTCAGGTGACATCGCCAAAGCTCGTCAATCTCTTTTTAACAAACAAGCTGACATCACTAAGTCACGCCGAGGAGATGCAAACATTAGATACGCATGGGTTCCCGTTAAGAAGAAGCTCTTATCTTCAGTCATGAAGCATGGACTTGGTGTGGGTGGAGAGTTCATCAAAAAGTCTAAATACGGTGTTGGGGTTCACTTAACCGCTGCAAACTGCCCGTACTTCAG TGCAACACATTGTGATATTGATGAAAACGGTGTGCGTCACATGGTTTTGTGCCGTGTGATAATGGGGAACATGGAGCCTCTTCGTGGTGATAGAGCGCAGTTCTTTACTGGTGGAGAAGAGTATGATAATGGAGTTGATAATGTTTTGAGTCCGAAGCATTATCTTGTCTGGAACATGAATGTGAACACTCATGTTTATCCAGAATTTGTAGTTAGCTTCAAGCTGTTGTCTATCCCCAATGCTGAAG GGAAGTTGCTTTCTGAGAATTTAGGGCTCACCTTGAAAAGAGCCAAAGGTTTTCTCTCGAAT GGGACAGGAAGGGTAACAAATGGAAACAAGAGTGCCGGTTCTGCTTTGATGCCTTACCCTCTGCTCTTCAATGCAATTTCAAGCAAAGTTGGTCAGGAAGAGATGGACTTGATCACTGCTGATTACCAACAACTTAGG GAGAAGAAGATTTCGAGAGAGGAATTCTCGAGGAAGCTGAGGGTGATTGTTGGAGATGATGATCTGCTGAGAACCATCATAACAGCTCTTCAAAGCTTGTCATCAATGAAAATGAAACCGGTCACAGGTGGCTATTGTTGGAGATGA
- the LOC125601575 gene encoding uncharacterized protein LOC125601575, translated as MTEAFEGWNQWLEDPCLFWRPGDYNYQTPKHDPKKAIYTPEQEQERFQEEVENSEGFDIDFDSFRCVFNYHRAYLDANEFVDEPDTTGDLLVRLSKEALDGSNATYKTDFEFVSVVKANFHYSAGFMFLITFEVRDPYDGLIKPFQARVRHLKHTFTEHVFCRPKPNAGVEYYGTAKTDFEKDTKKQRLE; from the exons ATGACTGAAGCATTTGAAG GCTGGAATCAATGGCTCGAAGATCCGTGTTTGTTTTGGCGACCTGGGGATTATAACTATCAGACGCCTAAGCATGATCCCAAAAAGGCTATCTACACACCTGAGCAAGAGCAAGAACGATTTCAGGAAGAAGTAGAGAATAGCgag GGTTTCGACATCGATTTCGATAGCTTCCGTTGCGTTTTCAACTACCATCGTGCTTACCTGGACGCAAATGAGTTCGTGGATGAGCCAGACACCACTGGAGATTTACTCGTGAGGCTATCCAAGGAAGCCCTAGATGGTAGCAATGCAACATAT aagacaGATTTCGAGTTTGTGAGCGTTGTTAAAGCCAACTTTCACTACTCTGCTGGATTCATGTTTCTCATAACGTTTGAAGTTCGTGATCCTTATGATGGTCTGATCAAACCATTCCAAGCAAGGGTGCGCCACCTTAAACATACCTTCACCGAGCATGTCTTCTGCAGGCCTAAACCCAACGCCGGAG tgGAATACTATGGGACTGCCAAgacagattttgagaaagatACCAAGAAACAAAG ATTGGAGTAG
- the LOC125601577 gene encoding bZIP transcription factor 16-like — MASNEMEKSSKEKEPTTPPPPPPSSQEPSSAVSAGMATPDWSGFQAYSPMPPHGFVASSPQPHPYMWGVQHMNMMPPYGTPPHPYVAMYPPGGMYGHPSMPPGSYPYSPYTMPSPNGMTEASGNTTGGTEGGDAKQSEVKEKLPIKRSRGSLGSLNMITGKNNEPGKNSGASANGAYSKSGESVSDGSSEGSDANSQNGSGSGQEGRDENGDSANAPRNGTPVSQTVPIMPMPAAGPPTNLNIGMEYWGAPTSAAIPGMHGKASAPVPGVAAPVSRDGGHSQPWLQDDREIKRQKRKQSNRESARRSRLRKQAECDELAQRAELLNEENATLRAEINRLKSQCDELTSENTSLKDQLLSFPSLEGINMDKDDQEPETYQTGVTERKADDTYKSST; from the exons ATGGCTAGCAATGAGATGGAGAAATCGAGTAAAGAGAAGGAACCTACaacgcctcctcctcctcctccctctTCACAG GAGCCTTCCTCGGCTGTGAGTGCTGGCATGGCTACTCCTGATTGGTCTGGCTTTCAG gCATATTCTCCTATGCCGCCTCATGGGTTTGTGGCTTCAAGTCCACAACCTCACCCTTATATGTGGGGAGTGCAG CATATGAATATGATGCCTCCTTATGGAACTCCACCTCATCCTTACGTTGCAATGTATCCCCCAGGTGGCATGTACGGGCATCCTTCAATGCCTCCG GGATCTTATCCATATAGCCCCTATACTATGCCTTCTCCCAATGGAATGACCGAAGCTTCT GGGAATACTACAGGCGGCACTGAGGGTGGTGATGCTAAACAATCCGAAGTGAAGGAAAAATTGCCTATCAAAAGATCAAGAGGAAGCTTGGGAAGTTTGAACATGATTACAGGAAAGAACAATGAGCCTGGGAAAAACTCAGGAGCATCAGCTAATGGAGCTTACTCTAAAAG TGGAGAGAGTGTTTCTGATGGTTCAAGTGAAGGAAGTGATGCGAACTCTCAAAAT GGCTCGGGATCTGGACAAGAGGGGAGGGATG AGAATGGTGATTCTGCTAATGCCCCCCGGAATGGTACACCTGTGAGTCAGACCGTGCCAATCATGCCAATGCCAGCTGCAGGCCCACCAACGAATTTAAACATTGGGATGGAATATTGGGGCGCTCCTACTTCAGCAGCTATCCCTGGAATGCACGGGAAAGCATCTGCACCTGTTCCTGGAGTCGCTGCTCCAGTCTCTCGAGATGGTGGCCATTCACAACCCTGGTTGCAG GACGATAGAGAAATTAAGCGACAGAAGCGGAAGCAGTCCAATAGGGAGTCTGCTCGAAGATCTAGATTGCGTAAACAG GCGGAATGTGATGAACTGGCACAACGAGCTGAGTTGCTGAATGAAGAAAACGCAACTCTCAGAGCAGAAATCAACAGGCTCAAAAGCCAGTGCGATGAGCTCACCTCTGAGAATACCTCTCTCAAg GATCAGCTTCTATCATTCCCTTCACTTGAAGGCATTAACATGGACAAGGACGACCAAGAACCAGAGACCTATCAAACAGGCGTCACAGAGAGAAAGGCTGATGATACCTACAAAAGCtcaacgtga
- the LOC125601581 gene encoding plastid lipid-associated protein 3, chloroplastic, with the protein MATLFTTTTTSRPFPANPSKTFSPSISLKPNALSFSLTHHRPPRPLRFSKIRSSLPSESDSEPEGGYSITDEWGEQPAEPESPPDNAPSAVSDEWGEKSEPVPEETVTRFAESDPPTNEDEWEEREGGGDEGVDKTWELKRCLADTVYGTELGFQAGSEIRAEVLEIVNQLEALNPTQAPVENPELLDGNWVLLYTAFSELLPLLAAGSTPLLKVKSISQSIDTKSLSIDNSTTLSSPFADFSFSATASFEVRTPSRIEVSFKEGTLKPPEIKSSVDLPESVGVFGQEINLSFLKQSLNPLQDVAANISRAISGQPPLKLPFPGNRGSSWLLTTYLDKDLRISRGDGGLFVLAREGSSLLEL; encoded by the exons ATGGCTACGCtcttcaccaccaccaccacctctcGTCCTTTCCCCGCAAATCCGAGCAAGACCTTCTCTCCTTCTATCTCCCTAAAGCCCAatgctctctctttctcactaaCCCACCACCGTCCTCCCAGACCTCTCCGGTTTTCCAAAATCCGATCTTCTCTTCCCTCCGAATCAGACTCCGAACCGGAAGGTGGGTATTCCATCACAGACGAATGGGGCGAGCAACCGGCTGAACCGGAATCTCCCCCGGATAACGCCCCGTCCGCGGTTTCAGACGAATGGGGCGAGAAATCCGAACCCGTACCCGAGGAGACCGTGACCCGGTTCGCGGAATCGGATCCTCCGACGAACGAGGACGAGTGGGAGGAGAGAGAAGGTGGTGGTGATGAAGGAGTCGACAAGACTTGGGAGCTGAAGAGGTGTTTGGCTGATACGGTGTACGGAACTGAACTAGGGTTCCAAGCTGGATCTGAAATCCGCGCGGAGGTTTTGGAGATCGTGAATCAGTTGGAAGCTCTCAATCCCACTCAGGCTCCGGTTGAGAATCCGGAGCTCCTCGACGGCAATTGGGTTTTGCT GTACACTGCCTTCTCTGAGTTGCTTCCTCTACTAGCTGCGGGTTCGACACCTTTGTTGAAGGTGAAGAGTATAAGTCAGTCTATAGACACAAAGAGTCTCTCTATAGACAACTCCACTACTCTCTCCAGCCCCTTTGCAGACTTCTCCTTCAGTGCTACTGCTTCTTTTGAAGTTCGAACCCCTTCAAGAATTGAG GTTTCTTTCAAAGAAGGTACGCTGAAACCACCAGAGATCAAGTCAAGTGTGGATCTCCCAGAGAGCGTGGGTGTCTTTGGGCAGGAGATTAACCTTTCGTTCCTGAAGCAGTCTTTGAACCCTTTACAAGATGTGGCAGCTAACATTTCAAGGGCAATCTCTGGTCAGCCACCTCTCAAGCTTCCGTTTCCAGGGAACCGTGGCAGCTCTTGGCTATTGACCACTTATCTCGACAAGGATCTCAGGATTTCGAGAGGAGACGGTGGGCTTTTCGTGCTTGCTAGAGAAGGAAGCTCTCTGCTTGAGCTCTGA
- the LOC125601590 gene encoding uncharacterized protein LOC125601590, translated as MDVAGEFHRIEKDGKLYFEYHHSKYHPIPQIQSLSSSNETIINNHTSQSLFVCPVTRCRVALNESPDRSTFSPIFSSPEYLFSTIDHDLYHSLLPLFWCNNKDFEIDGGCDICKGLNSGTDYYLCDYCNGKYHRECVQSPLKIKSPYHLQHSLQLCFYCPSARIIECLVCGRTISRLLYYCDICRVFMHSVCVMKPIPFVIDLPKRHDHPLTFFPRQTSLTCNVCGLLRKMYPTYICVTCNFVAHKDCMYFPRIIQISRHRHRISYKSSLPSGEWLCGVCRQNIEIDYGAYSCDKCCDYVVHSICALGKDVCDGEDLEGVPEEDDITLGVESFDVISEGVILHFLHDHHLYLQASILYDENKFCQACVLPIFEGNIYSCIECGFILHETCAQSRRKLQHALHPHPLTLRHVNPYEYVGFTCDACDRLCGGFIYGCHLKECDFDLDIRCASISEPVDYQGHEHPLYLALNSEEQPICHVCQIKCEKQLNCIICNFIICIKCTTLPYKVRYKYDKHFLRVLWEEEICDKSWCEVCEDDLRNTNTNVIYWCDECCITVHVECLFGDDPYLKHGQFLKENGIKLQILWKSNISRPSCNYCKNRCQHKMFMRDDIVACSKRCALSNS; from the coding sequence ATGGATGTAGCTGGTGAATTCCATCGAATAGAAAAAGATGGTAAACTATATTTTGAATATCACCATTCAAAATACCATCCCATACCCCAAATTCAAAGCTTATCCTCCTCCAATGAAACAATCATCAACAACCACACATCTCAATCTCTTTTCGTATGTCCAGTTACACGATGTCGTGTTGCACTTAATGAGTCACCTGATAGATCCACATTTTCTCCAATCTTTTCTTCTCCAGAGTATCTCTTCTCTACAATAGATCATGATCTTTACCATTCATTACTCCCTTTGTTTTGGTGCAACAATAAAGACTTTGAAATAGATGGTGGGTGTGACATATGCAAAGGTTTAAATTCTGGCACCGATTATTATCTTTGTGATTACTGTAATGGAAAGTATCACAGAGAATGTGTTCAGTCTccacttaaaataaaatctcCTTATCACCTTCAGCATTCTCTCCAACTTTGCTTTTATTGTCCAAGTGCTCGCATCATCGAATGTTTAGTCTGTGGAAGAACAATAAGCCGTCTACTATATTATTGTGACATTTGTCGAGTTTTCATGCATTCAGTATGTGTCATGAAACCCATACCCTTTGTTATAGACCTACCAAAAAGGCATGATCATCCTCTCACTTTTTTTCCTAGACAAACTTCCTTAACTTGCAACGTTTGTGGCTTGTTGAGAAAAATGTATCCCACATATATATGTGTCACATGCAACTTTGTAGCTCATAAAGATTGTATGTATTTTCCTCGCATCATCCAAATATCACGTCACCGCCATCGTATCTCTTACAAATCTTCACTCCCTTCCGGAGAATGGTTATGTGGAGTTTGTCGCCAAAATATTGAGATCGATTATGGTGCTTATAGTTGTGACAAGTGTTGTGATTATGTTGTCCATTCAATATGTGCTCTAGGGAAGGATGTGTGTGACGGAGAAGATCTGGAAGGTgtaccagaagaagatgatataaCACTAGGTGTTGAATCATTTGATGTGATATCTGAAGGAGTGatacttcattttcttcatgaCCATCATCTCTACCTCCAGGCAAGTATACTTTATGATGAGAATAAGTTTTGTCAAGCTTGTGTTCTACCTATCTTTGAAGGTAATATTTATTCTTGTATCGAGTGTGGCTTCATCCTCCATGAAACATGCGCACAATCTCGCCGCAAATTACAACATGCGTTACATCCTCATCCACTTACACTGAGGCATGTGAATCCATATGAATATGTTGGCTTCACGTGCGATGCATGTGATCGTTTATGTGGTGGGTTTATCTATGGGTGTCATTTAAAGGAATGTGACTTCGATCTGGATATACGGTGTGCTTCAATATCTGAACCGGTTGATTACCAAGGTCATGAACATCCCTTGTACTTAGCTTTAAACTCTGAAGAACAGCCCATATGTCATGTATGCCAAATAAAATGTGAGAAGCAATTAAATTGTATCATCTgcaattttattatatgcatTAAATGCACTACCTTACCATATAAAGTAAGGTATAAGTATGATAAACATTTTCTCAGAGTTCTGTGGGAAGAAGAAATATGTGACAAAAGTTGGTGTGAGGTGTGTGAAGATGATTTGagaaatacaaacacaaatGTGATCTATTGGTGCGATGAATGTTGCATCACCGTTCATGTTGAATGTTTATTTGGTGATGACCCGTATCTGAAGCATGgtcaatttttaaaagaaaatggtATCAAGCTCCAAATTCTTTGGAAAAGCAATATTTCTCGACCATCGTGCAATTACTGCAAAAACCGTTGTCAACACAAAATGTTTATGAGAGACGATATCGTAGCATGTTCTAAGAGATGTGCTCTTAGCAATAGTTAA